A portion of the Vespula vulgaris chromosome 14, iyVesVulg1.1, whole genome shotgun sequence genome contains these proteins:
- the LOC127069100 gene encoding LDLR chaperone boca, protein MEMNVFLCSILAILAISSANDSTENKKKSWRDKDIRDMTDADLEHLLDQWEENEEPLPSDELPEHLRPSPKIDLSQIDVSNPDNVLKMTKKGKGVMMFVDVIENISQEQAEIIMRIWQSSLQNNHIIAERYPIDPKRSVFLFREGSQAVDAKNYLLEQPELSHVMLEGQTYYRDKKKNKEDKKVNHKPNKSEL, encoded by the exons atggAGATGAACGTCTTTCTCTGCAGTATATTAGCAATTTTGGCTATATCGAGTGCAAATGATTCAactgagaataaaaaaaaatcatggcGTGATAAAGATATAAGAGATATGACAGATGCAGATTTGGAACATTTATTGGATCAATGGGAG GAAAATGAAGAACCTCTGCCTTCAGATGAACTTCCAGAACATCTTAGACCAAGTCCAAAAATAGATTTATCACAG aTAGATGTCTCCAATCCTGATAATGTTCtcaaaatgacaaaaaaaggTAAAGGCGTTATGATGTTTGTGGatgtaatagaaaatatttcacaagAACAAGCAGAAATTATAATGCGTATTTGGCAAAGTAGTCTACAAAACAACCATATCATAGCAGAGag ATATCCAATTGATCCTAAGCGATCAGTCTTCTTATTCCGTGAAGGATCTCAAGCTGTTGATGCTAAGAATTATTTACTAGAACAACCAGAGTTGTCCCACGTGATGCTTGAAGGACAAACGTACtatagagataagaaaaaaaataaagaagacaaGAAAGTAAATCATAAACCAAACAAATcggaattataa
- the LOC127069101 gene encoding mitotic-spindle organizing protein 1-like gives MPEPVNHQVNAARKTFQTLYQISKLLNTNLDPATLSICIRLCENGVNPYALATVVKELQREAKAMNNAQADPTVSKSSLNK, from the coding sequence ATGCCAGAACCTGTAAATCATCAGGTAAATGCGGCTCGTAAAACGTTCCAAACATTATATCAAATTTCTAAACTACTTAATACAAACTTAGATCCAGCAACATTAAGTATTTGTATAAGGCTGTGCGAAAATGGGGTAAACCCTTATGCTCTTGCCACGGTAGTAAAAGAATTACAAAGAGAAGCAAAAGCTATGAATAATGCACAAGCTGATCCTACAGTCAGTAAATCtagtttaaataaatga
- the LOC127069099 gene encoding 2-(3-amino-3-carboxypropyl)histidine synthase subunit 2: MSDVKSVHAQLTDKTEDPYEIDKCVKWIETYNLEKVCLQFPDDLLLDSVNIALHLEKCINRKVYILGDTTCGSCCVDVITAQHVNADGIIHFGHACLNPVNQISVFHILPKKKIDVICFQEQFKKTLQDITKKCILFYDVAYAHLIEYIYNNLKPIFKNLILSTLNCKSNVEFTDSKDASAKIILGRTYILKNDFKINDYEAIFLGENGKTFSTLAMSIPAKKWYYFESNKVIEFNVLNSSWLKRRRFLVEKLKDAKVVGIVVATLGIQDYLKCISMIKNTLKQKNKKTYTLCVGKINPTKLANFPEVDAFVIIACSENEVFDSRDFLRPILMPFEVDLAFNTSRKFSTQYCMDFRQILPGGLNYCDFETSMETDVSLITGKVRNTDNDILCINKMDALVLKTPGVVAIGNAGAQFLQERSWKGVEQRLGKDSPCPAQIGRMGIASHYNNELCTEKKEDM, translated from the exons ATGAGCGATGTAAAGAGTGTGCATGCACAATTAACAGATAAAACTGAGGATCCTTATGAAATAGACAAATGTGTCAAGTGGATTGAAACTTATAATTTGGAAAAG GTATGTTTACAATTCCCAGATGACCTTTTGTTAGATTCAGTGAACATTGCATTAcatttagaaaaatgtataaatagaaaagtatatattttggGAGACACTACATGCGGTAGTTGTTGTGTTGATGTAATTACAGCTCAACATGTTAATGCTGATGGTATAATACATTTTGGACATGCTTGTCTTAATCCTGTAAATCAAATATCAGTCTTTCATattttaccaaaaaaaaaaattgacgtAATATGTTTTCAAGAACagtttaaaaaaacattacaagatataacaaaaaaatgtatactttTTTATGACGTCGCATATGCACATCTGATTG aatatatatataataatttaaaacctATATTCAAAAACTTAATTTTATCCACATTAAATTGTAAATCAAATGTGGAATTTACGGATTCCAAGGATGCTTCAGCAAAGATTATTCTAGGTAgaacatatattttaaaaaatgattttaaaataaatgattatgaaGCAATATTTTTGGGGGAAAATGGGAAAACATTTTCTACATTAGCAATGAGCATTCCTGCAAAAAAATGGtattattttgaaagtaaCAAAGTCATTGaatttaatgttttaaattCATCCTGGTTGAAAAGAAGACGATTTCTCGTTGAAAAGCTTAAAGATGCTAAAGTTGTAGGTATAGTGGTAGCTACATTAGGAATTCAAGATTATCTAAAATGTATatcgatgattaaaaataCTCTCAAgcaaaagaataagaagacaTATACTTTGTGTGTTGGTAAAATAAATCCAACAAAATTAGCTAATTTCCCAGAA gTCGATGCCTTTGTTATAATAGCATGTTCAGAGAATGAGGTATTTGATTCTCGAGATTTCTTACGACCCATATTAATGCCTTTTGAAGTTGATTTAGCTTTTAATACTTCAAGAAAATTTTCCACACAATATTGTATGGATTTCAGGCAAATACTGCCTGGTGGTTTAAATTACTGTGATTTTGAAACATCCATGGAAACAGATGTATCATTGATTACTGGAAAAGTTAGAAATACAGACAATGATAttctttgtataaataaaatggatgCTTTAGTTCTAAAAACACCAG gTGTTGTTGCTATTGGCAATGCAGGAGCACAATTTCTTCAAGAACGATCTTGGAAAGGAGTTGAGCAAAGATTAGGGAAAGATTCTCCATGTCCTGCGCAGATTGGACGTATGGGTATAGCAAGTCATTATAACAATGAGTTatgtacagaaaaaaaagaggatatgTAG
- the LOC127069096 gene encoding sodium/hydrogen exchanger 8 isoform X2 yields MNLFLTQYKVQSKWCILFVILQFGVICGEISFATEITNLENKKLSLPNTSLPVLNNSKSITNTSQVFAITSANLVIDDERVNTEQNDNILKNVTTEKINTEVIATPINEKNGSIITDYQSSQNPDIINATNTSTTTIAPAEPVLPDKDSAEEEHNSSMSIFFVLCVLALGILLIHLMLQTNFQYLPESVVIVFLGAAIGMIINLMSHQNIANWRKEEAFSPTAFFLVLLPPIIFESGYNLHKGNFFQNIGSILVFAIVGTAISAFVIGAGIYLLGLAQVAYRLSFVESFAFGSLISAVDPVATVAIFHALEVDPILNMLVFGESILNDAISIVLTTSVLESNNATTTSEAIILGINRFCLMFFASAGIGVVFALISALLLKHVDLRKNPSLEFGMMLVFTYAPYVLAEGIQLSGIMAILFNGIVMSHYTHFNLSTVTQITMQQTMRTLAFIAETCVFAYLGLALFSFRHRVEPALIIWSIILCLIGRAANIFPLALLVNRFREHQITRKMMFIMWFSGLRGAISYALSLHLDFSDETRHVIITTTLIIVLITTLIFGGSTMPLLKFLRAEKKQKNSRRKKKDKEVSLSKTREWGQTIDSEHLSELTEEEMEVSFLQSRIHGFARWDLKFFIPFFTRRFTQQELKDCKSQMTDLTNQWYQAIRISPLESDDDATTASTAQLNINVSEESRNERWVKEKKGRSSHGDDEEWSDSN; encoded by the exons ATGAATCTGTTTTTAACACAATATAAAGTGCAAAGTAAATGGTgtattcttttcgttatattgCAATTTGGCGTGATATGTGGTGAAATATCTTTTGCGACGGAGATTACTAaccttgaaaataaaaaattgtcattGCCGAACACCTCTTTGCCGGTGCTTAACAATTCAAAAAGTATTACAAATACAAGTCAGGTATTTGCAATCACAAGTGCAAATTTGGTTATTGACGATGAAA GAGTAAATACGGAACAAAATGACAATATCCTTAAAAATGTAACGACCGAAAAAATTAACACAGAAGTAATAGCTACCccgattaatgaaaaaaatggaagcATAATTACGGATTATCAATCTTCTCAAAATCCAGATATTATTAATGCAACAAATACAAGTACAACAACGATTGCACCTGCAGAACCAGTACTTCCTGACAAAGATTCTGCAGAAGAAGAACATAATAGTTCCATGtccatattttttgttctttgcGTTTTAGCATTaggaattttattaatacatctCATGCttcaaacaaattttcaatatctacCAGAGTCTGTAGTTATTGTCTTCTTAGGTGCTGCTATTGGCATGATCATAAATCTTATGTCCCATCAAAATATAGCAAAttggagaaaggaagaagcttTTTCTCCAactgctttttttcttgtactcCTACCACCAATAATATTTGAATCCGGATATAACTTACacaaaggaaatttttttcaaaatataggTAGCATTCTGGTATTTGCAATTGTTGGTACAGCCATTTCTGCATTTGTTATTGGTGcaggaatttatttattaggttTAGCACAGGTTGCATATAGACTTAGTTTTGTGGAAAGTTTTGCATTTGGATCATTAATATCTGCCGTAGATCCAGTTGCTACAGTTGCAATATTTCATGCATTAGAAGTCGATccaattttaaatatgttaGTTTTTGGAGAATCCATTTTAAATGATGCAATATCTATTGTTTTAACAACCTCGGTATTAGAATCCAATaatgctactactactagtgaAGCTATTATTCTTGGCATAAATAGATTTTGTCTTATGTTTTTTGCCTCTGCTGGTATTGGAGTTGTTTTCGCGCTTATAAGTGCTTTATTATTAAAGCATGTAGATCTCAGAAAAAATCCGTCTCTTGAATTTGGAATGATGTTGGTCTTTACATATGCTCCTTATGTCTTGGCAGAAGGCATACAATTATCTG gtATTATggcaatattatttaatggaATAGTAATGTCGCATTATactcattttaatttatcaaccGTTACTCAAATCACAATGCAGCAGACTATGAGAACTTTAGCTTTTATAGCTGAAACATGTGTTTTTGCTTATTTAGGATTAGCTCTCTTTAGTTTTAGACACAGA GTGGAACCTGCTTTAATCATATGGTCTATTATACTGTGTCTTATTGGTAGAGCagcaaatatttttccattagCTCTTCTTGTTAACCGGTTTCGAGAACATCAAATTACCAGAAAAATGATGTTCATTATGTGGTTTAGTGGTCTTCGAGGTGCTATATCATATGCACTGTCACTTCACTTGGATTTTAGCGATGAAACTCGTCATGTGATTATTACAACTACATTGATTATTGTCTTAATCACAACGTTAATATTTGGTGGCTCTACAATGCCATTACTTAAATTTTTACgagcagaaaagaaacaaaagaacagtagaaggaaaaagaaagataaagaagttTCATTAAGTAAAACAAGAGAATGG gGTCAGACAATTGATTCTGAACACTTGTCAGAACtaacagaagaagaaatggaagtATCTTTTCTCCAATCGCGGATTCATGGTTTCGCGAGATGGGatctgaaattttttattcctttctttactCGAAGATTTACACAGCAAGAACTGAAGGATTGTAAATCACAAATGACAGATTTGACAAACCAATGGTATCAAGCAATCAGAATTAGTCCATTAGAATCAGATGATGATGCGACAACTGCATCAACAGcacaattaaatattaatgtttctGAAGAATCTCGAAACGAAAGATGggtgaaggaaaaaaaaggacgttCTAGTCATGG AGATGACGAAGAATGGTCTGATTCAAATTGA
- the LOC127069096 gene encoding sodium/hydrogen exchanger 8 isoform X1, whose translation MNLFLTQYKVQSKWCILFVILQFGVICGEISFATEITNLENKKLSLPNTSLPVLNNSKSITNTSQVFAITSANLVIDDESKTNGPKNSDNSDKLSTINITMTTSNSQIIPSGVNTEQNDNILKNVTTEKINTEVIATPINEKNGSIITDYQSSQNPDIINATNTSTTTIAPAEPVLPDKDSAEEEHNSSMSIFFVLCVLALGILLIHLMLQTNFQYLPESVVIVFLGAAIGMIINLMSHQNIANWRKEEAFSPTAFFLVLLPPIIFESGYNLHKGNFFQNIGSILVFAIVGTAISAFVIGAGIYLLGLAQVAYRLSFVESFAFGSLISAVDPVATVAIFHALEVDPILNMLVFGESILNDAISIVLTTSVLESNNATTTSEAIILGINRFCLMFFASAGIGVVFALISALLLKHVDLRKNPSLEFGMMLVFTYAPYVLAEGIQLSGIMAILFNGIVMSHYTHFNLSTVTQITMQQTMRTLAFIAETCVFAYLGLALFSFRHRVEPALIIWSIILCLIGRAANIFPLALLVNRFREHQITRKMMFIMWFSGLRGAISYALSLHLDFSDETRHVIITTTLIIVLITTLIFGGSTMPLLKFLRAEKKQKNSRRKKKDKEVSLSKTREWGQTIDSEHLSELTEEEMEVSFLQSRIHGFARWDLKFFIPFFTRRFTQQELKDCKSQMTDLTNQWYQAIRISPLESDDDATTASTAQLNINVSEESRNERWVKEKKGRSSHGDDEEWSDSN comes from the exons ATGAATCTGTTTTTAACACAATATAAAGTGCAAAGTAAATGGTgtattcttttcgttatattgCAATTTGGCGTGATATGTGGTGAAATATCTTTTGCGACGGAGATTACTAaccttgaaaataaaaaattgtcattGCCGAACACCTCTTTGCCGGTGCTTAACAATTCAAAAAGTATTACAAATACAAGTCAGGTATTTGCAATCACAAGTGCAAATTTGGTTATTGACGATGAAAGTAAGACAAATGGGCCTAAGAATTCTGATAATTCTGATAAATTATCTACCATTAATATCACTATGACAACTTCAAATTCTCAAATTATACCTTCAGGAGTAAATACGGAACAAAATGACAATATCCTTAAAAATGTAACGACCGAAAAAATTAACACAGAAGTAATAGCTACCccgattaatgaaaaaaatggaagcATAATTACGGATTATCAATCTTCTCAAAATCCAGATATTATTAATGCAACAAATACAAGTACAACAACGATTGCACCTGCAGAACCAGTACTTCCTGACAAAGATTCTGCAGAAGAAGAACATAATAGTTCCATGtccatattttttgttctttgcGTTTTAGCATTaggaattttattaatacatctCATGCttcaaacaaattttcaatatctacCAGAGTCTGTAGTTATTGTCTTCTTAGGTGCTGCTATTGGCATGATCATAAATCTTATGTCCCATCAAAATATAGCAAAttggagaaaggaagaagcttTTTCTCCAactgctttttttcttgtactcCTACCACCAATAATATTTGAATCCGGATATAACTTACacaaaggaaatttttttcaaaatataggTAGCATTCTGGTATTTGCAATTGTTGGTACAGCCATTTCTGCATTTGTTATTGGTGcaggaatttatttattaggttTAGCACAGGTTGCATATAGACTTAGTTTTGTGGAAAGTTTTGCATTTGGATCATTAATATCTGCCGTAGATCCAGTTGCTACAGTTGCAATATTTCATGCATTAGAAGTCGATccaattttaaatatgttaGTTTTTGGAGAATCCATTTTAAATGATGCAATATCTATTGTTTTAACAACCTCGGTATTAGAATCCAATaatgctactactactagtgaAGCTATTATTCTTGGCATAAATAGATTTTGTCTTATGTTTTTTGCCTCTGCTGGTATTGGAGTTGTTTTCGCGCTTATAAGTGCTTTATTATTAAAGCATGTAGATCTCAGAAAAAATCCGTCTCTTGAATTTGGAATGATGTTGGTCTTTACATATGCTCCTTATGTCTTGGCAGAAGGCATACAATTATCTG gtATTATggcaatattatttaatggaATAGTAATGTCGCATTATactcattttaatttatcaaccGTTACTCAAATCACAATGCAGCAGACTATGAGAACTTTAGCTTTTATAGCTGAAACATGTGTTTTTGCTTATTTAGGATTAGCTCTCTTTAGTTTTAGACACAGA GTGGAACCTGCTTTAATCATATGGTCTATTATACTGTGTCTTATTGGTAGAGCagcaaatatttttccattagCTCTTCTTGTTAACCGGTTTCGAGAACATCAAATTACCAGAAAAATGATGTTCATTATGTGGTTTAGTGGTCTTCGAGGTGCTATATCATATGCACTGTCACTTCACTTGGATTTTAGCGATGAAACTCGTCATGTGATTATTACAACTACATTGATTATTGTCTTAATCACAACGTTAATATTTGGTGGCTCTACAATGCCATTACTTAAATTTTTACgagcagaaaagaaacaaaagaacagtagaaggaaaaagaaagataaagaagttTCATTAAGTAAAACAAGAGAATGG gGTCAGACAATTGATTCTGAACACTTGTCAGAACtaacagaagaagaaatggaagtATCTTTTCTCCAATCGCGGATTCATGGTTTCGCGAGATGGGatctgaaattttttattcctttctttactCGAAGATTTACACAGCAAGAACTGAAGGATTGTAAATCACAAATGACAGATTTGACAAACCAATGGTATCAAGCAATCAGAATTAGTCCATTAGAATCAGATGATGATGCGACAACTGCATCAACAGcacaattaaatattaatgtttctGAAGAATCTCGAAACGAAAGATGggtgaaggaaaaaaaaggacgttCTAGTCATGG AGATGACGAAGAATGGTCTGATTCAAATTGA
- the LOC127069097 gene encoding SRSF protein kinase 2 isoform X2, whose product MSAKTDVNRRVLAIQAKKKRHKPSKRKGKGNSQGDTDSTTGQCSKVQPAAARQGQGSDFFQDASSGQRPYSSDNGNRLEPCHSSSNETIEDDDEVYSSEDEEQEDSSDYCKGGYHPVKIGDLFLSRYHVTRKLGWGHFSTVWLCWDLQDKRFVALKVVKSATHFTETALDEIKLLKDVRDIDPSDPKRNKTVQLLNDFKISGINGLHVCMVFEVLGHNLLKLIIKSSYRGIPRNNVKRIIRQVLEGLDYLHNKCKIIHTDIKPENVLICVDETYIRKLACEATELHSLGIKLPVSLISTAPKEFQEPTPNSKMSKNKKKKLKKKAKRQNELLKKQMEQIEEIEEQNKLANSTRENEPSVPSLHINGVDGLAGGEKIENQSTDRSEKMENVTLCDVDKSCGESTLPRDAEDTDECSEGRNLNPPESKQLKRASVAPLDPATVDCEVEVKIADLGNACWVHKKFTDDIQTRQYRSLEVLLGSGYDTSADIWSTACMAFELATGDYLFEPHSGKEYCRDEDHLAHIIELLGEIPRRIALSGKNSKMYFNKKGELKHITGLKPWGLYEVLTEKYDWSPSEAREFAEFLTPMLEFDPSMRATAAECLKHPWLQIK is encoded by the exons ATGAGCGCAAAGACGGACGTTAACAGGCGAGTCCTAGCGATTCAGGCCAAAAAGAAGAGGCACAAGccgagtaaaagaaaaggaaaaggtaaTTCTCAGGGTGATACGGACTCAACCACCGGACAGTGCTCAAAAGTACAACCAGCCGCCGCACGGCAAGGACAAGGATCCGACTTCTTTCAAGATGCCTCTTCGGGACAGAGGCCGTACTCCAGCGATAATGGAAATAG ATTGGAACCATGTCACAGCTCGAGCAACGAAACGATagaggatgatgatgaagtGTATAGTAGCGAAGATGAGGAGCAGGAAGATAGCAGTGATTATTGCAAAGGAGGTTATCATCCTGTGAAGATAGGGGATTTGTTTTTAAGTCGTTATCATGTGACTCGAAAACTTGGCTGGGGTCATTTTTCTACAGTCTGGCTTTGCTGGGATCTACAg GATAAGCGATTTGTGGCACTCAAAGTAGTGAAATCTGCAACTCATTTTACTGAGACTGCTTTGGAtgagataaaattattgaaagacGTACGTGATATCGATCCTAGCGATCCTAAACGAAATAAGACCGTCCAGTTACTCAATGACTTCAAGATCAGTGGCATTAATGGTCTTCATGTTTGCATGGTATTCGAAGTGCTTGGACATAATCTTCTTAAATTGATCATAAAATCTAGTTATAGAGGAATTCCAAGAAACAATGTTAAACGCATCATCCGCCAAGTCCTTGAGGGTCTTGATTATCTTCATAATaaat gtAAAATCATTCATACAGATATCAAACCTGAAAATGTTCTCATATGTGTAGATGAAacttatataagaaaattagcTTGCGAGGCAACCGAATTACATTCTTTGGGTATAAAATTACcagtttctttaatttctactGCGCCAAAAGAATTTCAAGAACCCACACCAAATTCCAAAatgtctaaaaataaaaagaagaaactgaaGAAAAAAGCTAAACGGCAAAATGAATTATTGAAGAAACAAATGGAACAGATAGAGGAAATAGAAGAACAGAATAAACTTGCAAATAGTACAAGAGAAAATG AACCATCTGTACCATCGTTACACATCAATGGAGTGGATGGTTTAGCAGgtggagaaaaaatagaaaatcaatcAACCGATCGGTCGGAGAAAATGGAGAATGTGACTTTATGCGATGTAGACAAAAGTTGTGGTGAAAGTACTCTACCACGAGATGCAGAAGATACGGACGAATGTAGCGAAG GACGTAATTTGAATCCACCTGAGAGCAAACAATTAAAACGGGCATCTGTAGCACCACTTGATCCAGCTACGGTAGATTGTGAGGTCGAAGTAAAAATAGCTGATCTTGGAAATGCATGCTGggttcataaaaaatttacagaTGATATACAAACACGACAATATAGATCTTTAGAGGTTTTGTTAGGATCAGGATATGATACTTCTGCAGATATATGGTCCACGGCATGTATGGCATTTGAATTGGCAACTGGTGATTACCTTTTTGAACCACATAGTGGTAAAGAATATTGTAG agACGAAGACCATCTAGCTCATATTATAGAGCTACTTGGAGAAATACCTAGACGTATAGCGCTCTCTGGAAAAAACTCGAAAATGTACTTTAACAAAAAGGGGGAATTGAAGCATATTACCGGATTAAAACCATGGGGACTTTATGAGGTGCTTACGGAAAAATATGATTGGTCACCGAGCGAAGCACGCGAATTTGCTGAATTTTTAACTCCAATGTTAGAATTTGATCCAAGTATGCGAGCTACAGCTGCTGAGTGTCTGAAGCACCCATGGTTACAAATCAAGTGA
- the LOC127069097 gene encoding SRSF protein kinase 3 isoform X1 yields the protein MSAKTDVNRRVLAIQAKKKRHKPSKRKGKGNSQGDTDSTTGQCSKVQPAAARQGQGSDFFQDASSGQRPYSSDNGNRLEPCHSSSNETIEDDDEVYSSEDEEQEDSSDYCKGGYHPVKIGDLFLSRYHVTRKLGWGHFSTVWLCWDLQDKRFVALKVVKSATHFTETALDEIKLLKDVRDIDPSDPKRNKTVQLLNDFKISGINGLHVCMVFEVLGHNLLKLIIKSSYRGIPRNNVKRIIRQVLEGLDYLHNKCKIIHTDIKPENVLICVDETYIRKLACEATELHSLGIKLPVSLISTAPKEFQEPTPNSKMSKNKKKKLKKKAKRQNELLKKQMEQIEEIEEQNKLANSTRENGELETNSPDQDVNTESIEDNTESKGSPDISEPSVPSLHINGVDGLAGGEKIENQSTDRSEKMENVTLCDVDKSCGESTLPRDAEDTDECSEGRNLNPPESKQLKRASVAPLDPATVDCEVEVKIADLGNACWVHKKFTDDIQTRQYRSLEVLLGSGYDTSADIWSTACMAFELATGDYLFEPHSGKEYCRDEDHLAHIIELLGEIPRRIALSGKNSKMYFNKKGELKHITGLKPWGLYEVLTEKYDWSPSEAREFAEFLTPMLEFDPSMRATAAECLKHPWLQIK from the exons ATGAGCGCAAAGACGGACGTTAACAGGCGAGTCCTAGCGATTCAGGCCAAAAAGAAGAGGCACAAGccgagtaaaagaaaaggaaaaggtaaTTCTCAGGGTGATACGGACTCAACCACCGGACAGTGCTCAAAAGTACAACCAGCCGCCGCACGGCAAGGACAAGGATCCGACTTCTTTCAAGATGCCTCTTCGGGACAGAGGCCGTACTCCAGCGATAATGGAAATAG ATTGGAACCATGTCACAGCTCGAGCAACGAAACGATagaggatgatgatgaagtGTATAGTAGCGAAGATGAGGAGCAGGAAGATAGCAGTGATTATTGCAAAGGAGGTTATCATCCTGTGAAGATAGGGGATTTGTTTTTAAGTCGTTATCATGTGACTCGAAAACTTGGCTGGGGTCATTTTTCTACAGTCTGGCTTTGCTGGGATCTACAg GATAAGCGATTTGTGGCACTCAAAGTAGTGAAATCTGCAACTCATTTTACTGAGACTGCTTTGGAtgagataaaattattgaaagacGTACGTGATATCGATCCTAGCGATCCTAAACGAAATAAGACCGTCCAGTTACTCAATGACTTCAAGATCAGTGGCATTAATGGTCTTCATGTTTGCATGGTATTCGAAGTGCTTGGACATAATCTTCTTAAATTGATCATAAAATCTAGTTATAGAGGAATTCCAAGAAACAATGTTAAACGCATCATCCGCCAAGTCCTTGAGGGTCTTGATTATCTTCATAATaaat gtAAAATCATTCATACAGATATCAAACCTGAAAATGTTCTCATATGTGTAGATGAAacttatataagaaaattagcTTGCGAGGCAACCGAATTACATTCTTTGGGTATAAAATTACcagtttctttaatttctactGCGCCAAAAGAATTTCAAGAACCCACACCAAATTCCAAAatgtctaaaaataaaaagaagaaactgaaGAAAAAAGCTAAACGGCAAAATGAATTATTGAAGAAACAAATGGAACAGATAGAGGAAATAGAAGAACAGAATAAACTTGCAAATAGTACAAGAGAAAATGGTGAGTTGGAGACAAATAGTCCGGATCAAGATGTGAATACAGAAAGTATAGAAGATAATACAGAAAGTAAAGGTTCTCCTGATATCTCAGAACCATCTGTACCATCGTTACACATCAATGGAGTGGATGGTTTAGCAGgtggagaaaaaatagaaaatcaatcAACCGATCGGTCGGAGAAAATGGAGAATGTGACTTTATGCGATGTAGACAAAAGTTGTGGTGAAAGTACTCTACCACGAGATGCAGAAGATACGGACGAATGTAGCGAAG GACGTAATTTGAATCCACCTGAGAGCAAACAATTAAAACGGGCATCTGTAGCACCACTTGATCCAGCTACGGTAGATTGTGAGGTCGAAGTAAAAATAGCTGATCTTGGAAATGCATGCTGggttcataaaaaatttacagaTGATATACAAACACGACAATATAGATCTTTAGAGGTTTTGTTAGGATCAGGATATGATACTTCTGCAGATATATGGTCCACGGCATGTATGGCATTTGAATTGGCAACTGGTGATTACCTTTTTGAACCACATAGTGGTAAAGAATATTGTAG agACGAAGACCATCTAGCTCATATTATAGAGCTACTTGGAGAAATACCTAGACGTATAGCGCTCTCTGGAAAAAACTCGAAAATGTACTTTAACAAAAAGGGGGAATTGAAGCATATTACCGGATTAAAACCATGGGGACTTTATGAGGTGCTTACGGAAAAATATGATTGGTCACCGAGCGAAGCACGCGAATTTGCTGAATTTTTAACTCCAATGTTAGAATTTGATCCAAGTATGCGAGCTACAGCTGCTGAGTGTCTGAAGCACCCATGGTTACAAATCAAGTGA